The DNA segment GGGATCTACTCGCTAGCTAATCAGAAATTCTTTTCTCAGTAGATTTCATTCCTCAGTTACCTCATCACCATTGAGAAAAATAAGCAGCCCGTTGTTAGAATTctgaatatttgttttttttttatttatgcataTAAGAATCCACTCAAGGTTTAGTAGTAACATCCAACAAAATTATCCCAAAAGTAAGTTTATACTAAATCAACTAAAATTActaaatcttttcctttttctcttgggTAGAAATGTTTATATCTTGGGGTCCATAGAAGACtgtttgctatttttttttcattcttttatctatatttcatcttttaatattttatatatatatatatatatatatatatatatatatatatatatatatataatcacaaatACCAGAGTTTTAAATTCTTGAGTATAATAtgatgagcttgaaaaaaaacgaaaaagagaaaaagtacggtaaatttttaaattttttaaaccaaaaatggggagaaaataaaataagtgagagactaataaaaataacatgaaaaaaataagtagatttgcaataaataaaaaataaaaaatgaaaaaaattgtttaacattaaaaaaactgaaaaaacacaaaaaaactcattaaaaacacttttttttttcaaaaaaacatgtttttttagttttaaacggccagttagtttatctttttttttcacatttttttttgaaaaaactcttTTTCTGTGAcgatgaattatatatatatatatatatatatcgcaaAAAGTATCCGTGATTACCATACgtgcaaaaaaaattggtcatTTATTTGTATGCTGAGGACTCAatatatgttaaaaacaaatttaaggttggttgaaaatttcaaagagtCTATAATGAATTAAAATATCAAGCATTGTATTGTGGAATACTTTTTGCGGATCCAAGTAAAAAAGGTAAATggagaaatttttatttcttgagaaaaatataTTGTTAAAGAGTTAGTAAAAATGTTTTGCATATCAAACTATAAATTTGTAGAAGCTGTTCGAAAAAGCGCTGAAGCTCTGCCCCGTCCCTTTGTTGGGGTCTAGAATTGTTTCAAGACTTTGGCAGCCTTATGGCACATGTCTGCCCTGTTCCTCTGTTGGGTTTTAGAATTGTTTCAAGACTTTGGAAGACTTTGGCAGCCTTATGGCACATTTCCGATACATATGTTTCAAGACTTTGGAACACTTTGGCAGCCTTATGGTACATTTTCAATACATATGTCAACTAAAGTATTATATTGTCACTGTTTACAGTCCAATGAATAAGAACTGTTCAGCAAACTCTCACCAGTTGGCCAGCTCCATGAATACCTTAATAGCAAAAAGTAAAAACgctaaataaatatattatagaaaagatttttttagtttacatTGTTGTACCGATCATGACTCCGCAAGTTTCACTAGTGATAGAAAAAGCACTCCTAATTATGTGTTTTGCTTGAGACTGAAGGTGATTTCCTGATCTTCAAAAAGTAGAATACTAAAGAATTCTTTGAGATATTCAATAAAAGTAAGAAGGGACGTCAGCACTATCCATGAATTTAATATTTCATAGTTGGTCAAAAGTATGTTGAAATTCATTGTCACCACACGCAAAATTGGTTGTGATTCTTGTGAAGACACTACACAAAACCGAAGATTTACCGACGGTTTATAAGCATCGGTAAAACATGGCAACACATCATTGAACGTTTTACCGACGCATGAGGCAGTTGACGGTGAAGAAAATGTCGCTTAAAACTATCATTGACATTCTAGTGCACGCATTGATATAAAATTCTGCACTGACGCATCATGTACGCAGCTAAATGAAATTATTCCTGATGTTTATGGATGTTGGAGAACGGATGTTTATTGCTGACGTCAGTAATATATTTGCCGATGCAAGTTCATGCATcggtgaaaatttgttttttttttatcaacccTTATCCATGTCTATTACATCTAtatcaaacataaataaataactgcagcaaaactgaaaaaagtgtGAAACAGAAAACCTAAAATGGTTACTTCCAGTATGGAAACAACAATAAGACAAGGAAGACATCAACCAACATGAAACTTGAAGTACAAAACCTAGAATCATTACCCTAAAACAATATTATAACCTAAAATCAtccacaaatagaaaaaaaattaacattaagTTCGAACAACTTACCGTTTATCattaaaaattgatgaagaacACCTGCAATCACCCAAAAACTTTGGTAAACACTAGTggaaagaagagggaagagaaaagaaaagaagaaagaagaaaggacaagAAGGGCTCACGCAGACTTATAGAGTCGGGGAACAACCTGTGGGATGCGTTAGTGGAGGCCATACTTAAAAACGTCAGTAAAAGTTTGTGTTAACTTTTACCAACATTTGATGCATGTCGGTGAAAGCAACTTTAATGACGTGAGCATGATCACGTATCGGAAAAACTAACTTCTTTTTATCAACGTCTGCAAAATGAACGTTTTATTCTAAACATCGATAAAAGTGAAATGTTTAGTGCGTTTTAGAGCTCAAGGTTGGTAAAAGCTCATCTGCAACGACATCCTAGCAGCACGCGTCGAGGAAGGTTATTTTCACCGATGTCTTTTTTCagacatcaataaaaatgacatgTTTATCGATGTTTTCGAACTGGATGTCGATAAAAGGCCAACTTCAACAACATCATAGCGGCACACATCAATGAATGTTATTTTCACCGACGTCTTGTTTTGGATATCGGTGTAATCTTCACCAACATTTAAAGCTGGATGTGGGTAAAAGTATCCATTCATGTCTCGTCTCCCCATGCGTCACtgaatctatcttttcttaTAGTGAGAGGTAGTCACAAACTTGAAAAGATCAATTGATTTCAAAAATCATGACAAACTTGAAAATGTATCTCACAAAGATCAATTGGCACATATATGGACGAAGTCTTGCGATGCTACAAACTTGAAGTTTTCATGACTTATCATCTGTTTAATGGAATCAATTGTACCTATAAATATTTAGCCATTTGATGATCGGTAGCgtgcaaaatgaaattttgtaaaaagatttaatatatatgtgtgtccaTGTGTGGGTTATTAATTACTTGGGAGTACTTTACTGCTTAAGACATATGGGTTCATGTAATAGGGATATCCCTAAGAAGGTTAGCACAACAGATAGGGTTCTATacgcagcaaaaaaaaaagagaaacacaaaTATACAAGTTGAACTATAGTGGACGCGTAGCAAGCAGCCTTGGGCTCTAAGAGATGAGGGCAATGAGGGACACTTCAACCTTCATTCAAACGTGTTGCAACATGTaatataacttttttaaaagACCTGGTTGCGTGAGTGGACCCAACACATAGCTCCTTGCACTTTATaacatctttctttttccctttctaatGCTTTTTGTAGTGACATCAATACATTTCTGCTGTAGACTGTAACATCTGACGTTGATGACGTTTCAGCTTCATGACCATAAATATATAACTGGTTATGTACATGGGAAAAGAGGCATGTATTCTATTTCAGGCCTTGTTAGCTCTCTATTCTACAAAGGTGGAAAAGAAAAGCGTTCCTCTTTTCATGTGAAATTATGAttctcttttcctatttttcacaactctaactatatatatatatatatatatatatattggttgttcactctatctctctccctctctctctctagcagaTCAGTTCCACTTAGCCAAGAGAGACATTAAGCCAGCTCCAAGGAGAAGGAAAGCATTGGTGATGATCTGGAGTTTTGAGTTGTTCTGCAACTTGGGAGTGTTGAAATCAGCAGCAAGCAGATCGACAAGAGCCATATAGATGAGAATTCCTGCAGAGGCAGCGTTGAAGCACCCTTGAACCACAAGAGTTGTCGAACTGTTTTCCTTGTAAGCAGACGATATCCCCATCCCTATCCCTATCCCAACAGGGGTTGTAATGGAGAAGAAGATTGTCATTGAAGCTGTAGTTTTCAACTTAAACTTGGcctgcaaatacatgaaaaaccATGGAAATTTTCCTTCAGTGATCAATGAGGATGCCCCTGGATATACGTACACATATATACAGGGTGTGGCCCCACCCCaagtaattgaaaaaaaaaaaattaaaaaattgaaaacttttagttgcttaatgtattttttggatttaggTTTAATTTGACCCTACTTGGATAAGTTTATTTgaccgtttggcccgcccttgaaaaaaattctcACTCTGCCCCTACATATATAGGAACACATATATAAGAGCTGAAATCTTTTGGCTATTTGCTTTAGTCATCTGTCATACAAGTGGTCTTTATACATACAATGCATCGGGCTCATTGGATGCATGTGTAAGAGGACTAAGCATATGGAGACTGGAGAAATTCAACTACAATATATAGATCCACACATGTGACCATACATGCAGGGTAAGGGCCCGCAAGGGCCCTGGTTCCACctaaaaaaaagtaataaataaaaatttacatttaaattttaaaaaatttcacttgtcctatataaaaatttcaaaaaatattatttcaactcatgtcaaaatttagaaactttaattcggttttctcttgaaaaatttctggctgtGCCCCCTGTGCAcatgtgtgcatgcacacaacACGCATGCACTATTTAATGTAAAACCATAAGTATTGTTGTTATTGCtcttataataaaatattttgtttaataTCATGCATCTCCTTTGGTAATTACTGAGAAACAATAGAAATTTAACATCTAGATTAATAATTAACTTGCCTGAACTATGCACCCACCCAGACCCATTCCTTCAAAGAACTGATGGAAACTTAAGGCAGCTATCAACGGCCTGATGGTGCATGGGCTGTTAGAAGCCCCCAATGCGATCCCTATAATCACCGAGTGCACCACGATCCCCAACTCCAAAACCTGCAGAAAACTTGTATCATATGTCTCATACATACCTCAATAATTAGTTCTAGGTATGTAACTCTTAGGTCCTTGACTCTTAAGGAAACATCTTGGCTGATCTAAGACAGAAGTATGAgagaaaatagaagagaaaaaaaaaagataattaatGTTTGATGACAAGTGTTCTATCTcaattttgcattttaaaaagatcaacgaccaattaatttttttataaatcatGCACTAAGGGTCATCTACCTaccaaattctctctctctctctctctctctatatatatatatatatatatatatatatatatatatatatatatacatatatacatatatatatatacatatatatatatatacatatatatatatatgtatacatatatatatatatatatatatatatctctctctatatataaatatatatatatatatatttatatatatatatataatagaagagaaaaaaaaaagataattaatGTTAGATGACAAGTGTCCTAtctcaatttttcattttaaaaagatcaacgaccaaataatttttttataaatcatGCACTAAGGGTCATCTACCTaccaaattctctctctctctctctctctctctctatatatatatatatatatatatatatatatataagccacaaTGAttttgtataccaaaaatcctAAGGAAGGTGTTAATCCACACAGTTTCTAGTTTCtatatatgaattatgaattaTTAATATAATCGAAATATTCATAAAGCGGCCAGGAATTTTCAAGAATAACATTATttgatttaattaattaatttcagATCGACAAGCAACTGCACTAAGTATATTGCAGTCGATCATAAAAATGAATACCCAGCAGGAGAGAGAGTTCAATTTGTAGACCTGGGAAATGATCCTATGGCGGATGAGCTCAGATTGGGTGCCATGGAGATGGGCACCATGAGCATGTGCATGGGCGCCGTGGCTGTGGTGATCGTGCACGGGCACTTCCTCCTTGGCCTCGACATCTCCATCAAGGTCGCTGCTTGAAACCGGCGCGGCCTTGCTGAGCTCCGCCTTCCTGTAATAGCCGGCGGCCGCCGTCTCCAGCACCAGCGTCCCCATGGCCGTCACCATGGCTATGAAGCCGGCGAAGGGGAACCTGGCCCAGGGATTCTTGTTCAAGCACGGCGACCCCAGGCTGTCAAAGGCATCGGGCAGCACGTGGATGAAGCCGGTGGCCAGGATGACCCCGGCGGCGAACGCCTTCATCACGAAGAAGGCGTCGCTCTctgcagagagggagggaaaggacCTCCCCGCGACGGGAATGCAGACGCCAGCGGCGCCGGCAGCCAGGATCACGAATATGGCCCCCACCCTCAGCTTCAACGCCAAGCTCTTGTCTCGGCAGCCGTCGGACTCGCCGCCGGAGGCGCACCCCAAATCCGATCCGCCACCTCCTGCAGAAACTGCAAGAGGCAGAAGCAACGGCAAGAAGCAAAGGAGCGCCACTGTCGACTTACTAGCGGCAGGAACAACCGTCGCCATTTTGCTGCTACGGCTAACTGCGGCTTAAGGAAGAAACATCTCCTCCTATGATTTCTTCTTCGCCTTGGACATCACTTTATAGGCAAATTCCTTTGACTTAAAAACTAACGGGCACAAATATACATTAAAAATAGCCACATTGACTTCTGATCTTAAATTTGTCCGAAAGGGCATAGCTCAAACGGACGGGTTAAGACGTGCTATTTTATGAAACACAATGCTTTTGTACTGTAAAAGGGGCAGGTTTTTAGGTGTAGGTTGAATTTAGTGGGGATGTCATCTTTGATACCGATGCAGCTTTAgaccctaaaaaaaaagaaaagaaaagacaggAATAATGTATCTTTAGCTCCCATTCAAATGGTGAGGATTAATCCTCTTCGTCACCCACTTCTGCTCTTGAACTTAAACTACAAAATAATTTATGTCTGATCCTCAAAGTTCTGACTCTTCCACTACTTGAAGCATACAACCCAGGTAAGAAAAGTTCATCGAAAGTTCCAATTCTCAAGTGATCTCCAAAAGGTTGTGCCCACCCGTGAATAAATAAGTTGGCTCTGGTGCAATCCCCAATTGCGATTGGAGCAAAACCTGAGATCAAAGCTATTCCAGAAAGCTGGCATACTCCCCAAAAGATCCTCGACTCCAACTTGGCTTTCGAACAtgttggaaaaggaaaacaagttcGGGAGGGCAACTTGGCATAAATGACGATGTTCTTTTCTTTGGTCCTTCCTCTAACGTTGATGATCATGTCATAACGTGATCATCGTAGAAAGATCCCTCGATGTTAAAAGTCAAGCAATTAAATATGGAGAAGAATGTCGACATTGTTATCAACATGAGCAATAAAATATTTGCCTCGACTTTCTCTcccaatgtatatatatataagtattgaGTTCATGACCGAACTGGAATGAAACATTTCCAGCAGCACGTGTATAACTCACGTGTGGTTTAGGAATTCCTTTTCCTGTATGCATACTTACTTCCATGTATGCCGTTGAGATTAGCTCTAATTTCATGGTCTGATCAATGGTTCCATGTGATCAAGCAGCCATTGCCAAGAAACCTGCAGTCTACTGAAGTGATGCATGCATGCCATCTGTAAGCTCATCTGATGAATTATATGATCATTTCTCCTCCAAAGTAAGTTTCAAGTTGATCATACATATACATAGTTATTATATCTTTGTGGAAGGCATGATTAGTTCACGTCTTTTAGTTAGACATCTAATAAAGAAAATCTATTGACAACCACTTTCTCAGGTCTAAAAGTATAAATATCTTGCTGTACTTAATTCCTAAAAACACTTATGACATCAGTTGTGTTGGATGCTATAATATACGTTCTCTTCTAAGTGGtgaaaaatcaaactttgtCATTGGACTGGTTTGATTTGAAGAGTTCAATGTAGtaaacgatatatatatatatatatatatatatatatatatatatatatatatatatatatatatatatatatatatatatataatgtatttatttatttgataagACACGGTTAGGAATATGGCTATAACCAACTTAAAAATTGTTCTCTCtcacatgtgtatatatataaatatacatagtGTCGAAAGAATGTGCACATCCAGTGTGGGAGTGGCGACACCATCTTGCGTGGTCAAACTGAAATTACATGGAATAATGAAAAGGCACAGGGAAAATGGTGTTCCACCTCGTTGACTGAAGCAAGAAAATTGGGGTCCTCAAATTAGCATTTATTCATTGCCGACAACATACAACTAAGTTAATTTCATCTGCTTCCCTAACTTTTCCTTCtcctgatttttttattttcaactgAAACCAGTTGAGGTCCCCAGTGTCGTCAAATAGGTTTAACAACTGATGGTTTAGTCCATGGGTTTGTTAACATACTGTTTCATTTATCTGCCCTGGTTGCCATCTCCTACGCTTCATGATTcaatttcatgaatatatatagttCTTTGCACAAGCCCCATATTATGGCCAAGCTGGTTATGTATTTGCTGATGTTTGGCACATAAATGACCAATATGTCCTTAGTCAATCGAAGACAGAAATGAAAATAAGAGGGAAACTCTTTCTAAAATAGGAGGATCACCCAAGAGGCTTTGTTGCTAACAAACCCGTAGACTAAACCATCAGTTGTTATACCAACATTTTTATTAGAACCCCAGATTTAAACCTctcaggatatatatatatatatatatatatataatattaggGTGCACACACGAAAGGGCTGCCCGATGGAAGCCATCAGGCAGCCTTGATGAGAGGGACCTCTCCTAACCAAAGCGATCCGCCCCCTAATATATTGGAAAATTAAATGGTAATTATATCTTTTGGGAGTCACCCAACCGTCCGTCGGATATTAATTCACGccttttttctgtgtttttctttcaatcatctatcaatttgtttttctttcaaacatcCCATCAATTTCAGATGGACGATCTAAGTGGATGGCTCTGTAAAGCTAGAGCCACTGGACACAGATACAAACACACATCAATAACGGTATGTTAAGCTAGCCTTGTTGAACGATCAATGGTTCATGAAAGCATCACGAATAAGCTGAGTTCGAACTCAATCTTTCTAAGCCTAGCATGAGCAGACCATGTACACGTGGCCTGCGTAT comes from the Nymphaea colorata isolate Beijing-Zhang1983 chromosome 14, ASM883128v2, whole genome shotgun sequence genome and includes:
- the LOC116267673 gene encoding zinc transporter 5-like translates to MATVVPAASKSTVALLCFLPLLLPLAVSAGGGGSDLGCASGGESDGCRDKSLALKLRVGAIFVILAAGAAGVCIPVAGRSFPSLSAESDAFFVMKAFAAGVILATGFIHVLPDAFDSLGSPCLNKNPWARFPFAGFIAMVTAMGTLVLETAAAGYYRKAELSKAAPVSSSDLDGDVEAKEEVPVHDHHSHGAHAHAHGAHLHGTQSELIRHRIISQVLELGIVVHSVIIGIALGASNSPCTIRPLIAALSFHQFFEGMGLGGCIVQAKFKLKTTASMTIFFSITTPVGIGIGMGISSAYKENSSTTLVVQGCFNAASAGILIYMALVDLLAADFNTPKLQNNSKLQIITNAFLLLGAGLMSLLAKWN